In Burkholderia sp. WP9, a genomic segment contains:
- a CDS encoding MoxR family ATPase, with the protein MRFEGSSQYVATDDLKLAVNAAMTLKRPLLIKGEPGTGKTMLAEEVAAALGMPLLQWHIKSTTKAQQGLYEYDAVSRLRDSQLGDERVKDIRNYIVKGVLWQSFESEEQTVLLIDEIDKADIEFPNDLLRELDRMEFYVYETHELIRAKQRPLVIITSNNEKELPDAFLRRCFFHYIKFPDPVTMQQIVEVHYPGIKKELLAAAMQSFFELRNVAGLKKKPSTSELLDWLKLLLAEDIPPEALRSSDQKQIIPPLHGALLKNEQDVSLFERLIFMNRNNR; encoded by the coding sequence ATGCGTTTCGAAGGCTCATCGCAGTACGTCGCCACCGACGACCTCAAGCTCGCGGTCAACGCCGCGATGACGCTCAAGCGCCCGTTGCTGATCAAAGGCGAACCCGGCACGGGCAAAACCATGCTCGCCGAAGAGGTCGCCGCGGCGCTCGGCATGCCGCTCCTGCAGTGGCACATCAAGTCCACCACCAAGGCGCAGCAGGGTCTGTACGAGTACGACGCGGTCTCGCGCCTGCGCGATTCGCAGCTCGGCGACGAACGCGTCAAGGACATTCGCAACTACATCGTCAAGGGCGTGCTGTGGCAGTCGTTCGAATCGGAGGAGCAAACGGTGCTGCTGATCGACGAGATCGACAAGGCCGACATCGAATTCCCGAACGACCTGCTGCGTGAGCTCGACCGCATGGAGTTTTACGTGTACGAGACGCACGAGCTGATCCGCGCGAAACAGCGCCCGCTCGTGATCATCACCTCGAACAACGAGAAGGAATTGCCCGACGCGTTCTTGCGCCGCTGCTTCTTCCACTACATCAAGTTCCCCGACCCGGTCACCATGCAGCAGATCGTCGAGGTCCACTATCCCGGCATCAAGAAGGAACTGCTCGCGGCCGCCATGCAGAGCTTTTTCGAGTTGCGCAACGTCGCCGGATTGAAGAAGAAGCCGTCCACGTCGGAACTGCTCGACTGGCTCAAGCTGCTGCTCGCCGAAGACATTCCGCCCGAAGCGCTGCGCTCGTCCGACCAGAAGCAGATCATTCCGCCGCTGCACGGTGCGCTCCTGAAGAACGAGCAGGATGTGAGCCTGTTTGAGCGGCTGATCTTCATGAACCGCAATAACCGTTGA
- a CDS encoding benzoate/H(+) symporter BenE family transporter, which produces MSPLSSPDLSPAATPPGRLNPFADTSLSAIVAGFVAMMTGYTSSLVLMFQAGQAAHLTDAQISSWIWALSIGMAVCTIGLSLRYRAPIVIAWSTPGAALLVSSLPHVPYAVAIGAFIVCALLLTLVGLTGWFDTLMRKIPAGIASALLAGILFEIGIEIFRAAQFQTALVLTMFLTYLVVKRLAPRYAIVTTLIVGTAAAGALGLLDFSHFHVALAHPVFTMPAFSVAASVSIGIPLFVVAMASQNVPGIAVLRADGYSTPSAPLISTTGIASLLLAPFGSHGINLAAITAAICTGPEAHENRDKRYTAAVWCGIFYLIAGIFGATIAALFAALPKALVVSVAALALFGSIMGGLTNAMQDVKQREAALVTFMVTASGLTLLSIGSAFWGLVAGVVTQLVLNARRA; this is translated from the coding sequence ATGAGTCCGCTGTCATCGCCCGATTTGTCCCCTGCCGCGACACCGCCTGGGCGCCTCAATCCCTTCGCCGACACCTCTCTGTCCGCCATCGTCGCCGGTTTCGTCGCGATGATGACGGGCTACACCAGCTCGCTCGTGCTGATGTTCCAGGCGGGCCAGGCCGCGCATCTGACCGATGCGCAGATTTCGTCATGGATCTGGGCGCTTTCGATCGGCATGGCCGTGTGCACGATCGGCCTCTCGCTGCGTTATCGCGCGCCGATCGTGATTGCCTGGTCGACGCCCGGTGCGGCGCTGCTGGTGTCCTCGCTGCCGCATGTGCCGTACGCGGTGGCCATCGGCGCGTTTATCGTGTGCGCGCTGCTGCTCACCCTGGTCGGCCTGACCGGTTGGTTCGATACGCTGATGAGGAAAATTCCGGCGGGCATCGCCTCGGCCTTGCTGGCGGGCATCCTGTTCGAGATCGGCATCGAGATTTTCCGCGCCGCGCAGTTCCAGACCGCGCTCGTGCTGACCATGTTCCTCACCTATCTGGTCGTCAAACGGCTCGCGCCGCGCTATGCGATCGTGACGACGCTAATTGTCGGCACGGCGGCCGCCGGCGCACTCGGGCTGCTCGACTTCAGCCACTTTCACGTCGCGCTGGCGCATCCCGTGTTCACGATGCCGGCGTTTTCGGTGGCGGCCAGCGTCAGCATCGGGATTCCGCTCTTTGTCGTCGCGATGGCGTCGCAGAACGTGCCGGGTATCGCCGTGCTGCGCGCGGACGGCTACAGCACGCCCTCCGCGCCGCTGATTTCGACCACCGGCATCGCTTCGCTGCTGCTCGCGCCGTTCGGCTCGCACGGCATCAATCTTGCGGCGATCACCGCTGCGATCTGCACGGGCCCTGAAGCGCACGAAAACCGTGACAAGCGTTACACCGCCGCGGTCTGGTGCGGCATCTTCTACCTGATCGCCGGCATTTTCGGCGCGACCATCGCCGCGCTGTTCGCGGCCTTGCCCAAGGCGCTGGTGGTCTCCGTCGCGGCGCTGGCGCTGTTCGGCTCGATCATGGGCGGCCTCACCAACGCCATGCAGGACGTGAAACAGCGCGAGGCGGCGCTGGTCACGTTCATGGTGACCGCCTCGGGGCTCACGCTGCTGTCCATCGGCTCGGCATTCTGGGGGCTGGTGGCGGGCGTGGTGACGCAACTGGTATTGAACGCGCGGCGCGCCTGA
- a CDS encoding TetR/AcrR family transcriptional regulator — translation MNQPKIKRDPEGTRRRILLAAAEEFANGGLFGARVDQIARRAETNERMLYYYFGSKEQLFTAVLEHAFSALNEAERTLELNGIAPVEAITRLAHFVWDYYRDHPELLRLINNENLHEARYMQKSTRIREMISPIVATLGGILERGQRAGLFRTNVDPLRFYVTLSGMGYYIVSNRFTLEATLGRDFSSASERSEVIQMNTELLLAYLLRK, via the coding sequence ATGAATCAGCCGAAAATCAAAAGAGATCCTGAAGGCACACGGCGCCGCATTCTGCTCGCGGCGGCCGAAGAGTTTGCAAATGGTGGGCTATTCGGCGCGCGCGTCGATCAGATCGCCCGCCGCGCGGAAACGAATGAACGCATGCTCTATTACTACTTCGGTAGCAAGGAGCAGCTTTTCACTGCCGTACTCGAGCACGCGTTCAGCGCGCTCAATGAAGCGGAGCGCACGCTCGAACTCAACGGCATCGCGCCGGTGGAGGCCATTACGCGTCTTGCGCATTTTGTTTGGGATTACTACCGCGATCATCCCGAGTTACTGCGTCTCATCAACAACGAGAATCTGCACGAAGCACGCTACATGCAGAAGTCCACGCGCATCCGCGAAATGATCTCGCCGATCGTCGCCACGCTTGGCGGCATTCTCGAGCGCGGCCAACGCGCGGGGCTGTTTCGCACCAATGTCGACCCGCTGCGTTTCTATGTCACGCTGTCCGGCATGGGCTACTACATCGTGTCGAATCGCTTCACGCTCGAAGCCACGCTCGGGCGCGATTTCAGCAGCGCAAGCGAGCGCAGTGAAGTGATTCAGATGAACACCGAGTTGCTGCTCGCGTATCTGTTGCGCAAGTAG
- a CDS encoding c-type cytochrome, whose product MNKFVGKHVVIAALSVLAGYAASAQAADVVGNAKAGQGKVAMCIGCHGIPEYRTAYPEVYRVPMLGGQNQAYLENALHGYKKGDRHFETMRAITASLSDQDIADIAAYYAAQNSSSKSNPDK is encoded by the coding sequence ATGAATAAATTCGTTGGCAAACACGTCGTGATCGCAGCGCTGTCGGTGCTCGCGGGCTATGCGGCCAGTGCGCAGGCAGCGGATGTCGTCGGCAACGCTAAGGCGGGCCAAGGCAAGGTCGCGATGTGTATCGGCTGCCACGGCATCCCTGAATACCGCACGGCTTACCCTGAGGTCTACCGCGTGCCGATGCTCGGCGGCCAGAATCAGGCGTACCTCGAAAACGCCCTGCATGGCTACAAGAAGGGCGACCGCCATTTCGAAACGATGCGCGCCATTACCGCGTCGCTGTCGGACCAGGACATCGCCGACATCGCTGCTTACTACGCAGCGCAAAATTCCTCTTCGAAAAGCAATCCCGACAAGTGA
- the tal gene encoding transaldolase yields the protein MTTALDQLKQYTTVVADTGDFQQLAQYKPQDATTNPSLILKAVQKDDYKPLLEKTVKAHASKPVGAIIDQLLIAFGTEILKIIPGRVSTEVDARLSFDTEGSIAKGRELIALYKEHGIGRERVLIKLASTWEGIRAAEVLQKEGIHCNMTLLFSLAQAAACAEAGAQLISPFVGRIYDWYKKNAGSAWDEAKDGGANDPGVKSVRRIYAYYKKFGYKTEVMGASFRTPGQILELAGCDLLTISPDLLQKLQDSTEKVERKLSPDLAKDTDIERVPVDESSFRFLVNDEAMATEKLAEGIRAFAADAVKLEKLIDALR from the coding sequence ATGACAACCGCACTCGACCAACTCAAGCAATACACCACCGTCGTGGCCGATACCGGCGACTTCCAGCAGCTTGCCCAATACAAGCCGCAAGACGCCACCACCAATCCGTCGCTGATACTGAAAGCGGTGCAGAAAGACGACTACAAGCCGTTGCTCGAAAAGACCGTCAAGGCGCACGCGTCGAAGCCGGTCGGCGCGATCATCGACCAGTTGCTGATCGCATTCGGCACCGAAATTCTCAAGATCATTCCGGGCCGTGTGTCGACCGAAGTCGACGCGCGCCTGTCGTTCGACACGGAAGGCTCGATCGCCAAGGGCCGCGAACTGATCGCGCTGTATAAGGAACACGGCATCGGCCGCGAACGCGTGCTGATCAAGCTCGCCTCCACGTGGGAAGGCATCCGCGCGGCGGAAGTGCTGCAGAAGGAAGGCATCCACTGCAACATGACGCTGCTGTTCTCGCTCGCCCAGGCCGCGGCCTGCGCCGAAGCGGGCGCGCAGTTGATCTCGCCGTTCGTCGGCCGGATTTACGACTGGTACAAGAAAAACGCCGGCAGCGCGTGGGACGAAGCCAAAGACGGCGGCGCCAATGACCCGGGCGTCAAATCCGTGCGCCGCATCTACGCGTACTACAAGAAGTTCGGCTACAAGACCGAGGTGATGGGCGCGAGCTTCCGCACCCCGGGCCAGATTCTGGAACTGGCTGGCTGCGATCTGCTGACCATCAGTCCGGATCTGCTGCAAAAACTGCAGGACAGCACCGAAAAAGTGGAGCGCAAGCTGTCGCCGGACCTCGCCAAGGATACGGACATTGAACGCGTGCCGGTCGACGAATCGTCGTTCCGTTTCCTCGTCAACGACGAAGCCATGGCCACCGAAAAGCTCGCCGAAGGTATCCGTGCCTTCGCCGCGGACGCGGTCAAGCTGGAAAAGCTGATCGACGCGCTGCGTTAA
- the rsxB gene encoding electron transport complex subunit RsxB, which yields MTVTEIKTLADRIEDLLPQTQCTKCGYPACRPYAEAVASGEANYNQCPPGGAEGIARLAALLGKPVIPLNSANGVERPRPLAVIDEQVCIGCTLCMQACPVDAIVGAPKQMHTVIAELCTGCDLCVPPCPVDCIALPPVTGNATGWDAWSQAQANAARERHDRREARLAREREAAEARAAARRTGSSPAAQVTETTRAGAAVTSSAPAAEDAEAKKRAIIQAALERARKKKEELAAKGQGPLNTEQVSADVQAQIDAAEARRRRLGLAGDDTGTPSDKR from the coding sequence GTGACCGTGACAGAAATCAAAACACTCGCAGATCGCATTGAAGATCTGCTCCCACAGACGCAATGCACCAAGTGCGGTTACCCCGCATGCCGCCCCTATGCCGAAGCCGTGGCGAGCGGCGAGGCCAATTACAACCAGTGTCCACCGGGTGGCGCCGAAGGCATCGCCCGGCTCGCCGCATTGCTCGGCAAACCGGTGATTCCGCTCAATTCCGCCAATGGCGTCGAACGGCCACGTCCGTTGGCGGTTATCGACGAACAAGTTTGCATCGGCTGCACGTTGTGCATGCAGGCGTGTCCAGTCGATGCAATAGTTGGCGCACCGAAACAGATGCATACGGTCATCGCAGAGCTTTGCACCGGCTGTGATCTGTGCGTGCCGCCCTGCCCGGTCGACTGTATCGCGCTACCGCCCGTGACCGGCAACGCAACCGGTTGGGACGCGTGGAGCCAGGCCCAGGCCAACGCCGCGCGCGAACGCCATGACCGGCGTGAAGCGCGTCTCGCCCGCGAACGTGAGGCCGCCGAGGCACGTGCCGCAGCGCGGCGCACAGGCAGCAGCCCGGCTGCTCAGGTTACCGAAACAACGCGAGCCGGCGCTGCGGTGACATCCTCCGCGCCCGCGGCGGAAGACGCCGAAGCAAAGAAACGCGCGATCATCCAGGCCGCGCTCGAACGTGCCCGCAAGAAAAAGGAAGAATTGGCCGCCAAGGGCCAAGGTCCGCTGAACACCGAACAGGTGAGCGCCGACGTCCAGGCCCAGATCGACGCCGCCGAAGCACGCCGCCGCCGTCTCGGACTCGCCGGCGACGACACCGGCACGCCGTCCGACAAGCGCTAA
- the nth gene encoding endonuclease III, with product MNANKRRAIYETLQSLNPHPTTELEYTTPFELLIAVLLSAQATDVSVNKAMRKMFPVANTPQQVFDLGEEGVAGYIKTIGLYRTKAKNVIATCRILLDQYGGEVPEDREALESLPGVGRKTANVILNTAFGHPTIAVDTHIFRVANRTGLAPGKDVRAVEAALEKFTPAEFRQDAHHWLILHGRYVCKARRPECWHCVIEPLCEFRPKTPAPDL from the coding sequence ATGAACGCGAACAAACGCCGCGCCATCTATGAGACGCTTCAGAGTCTCAATCCGCACCCCACAACCGAACTCGAGTACACCACTCCGTTCGAACTGCTGATCGCCGTGCTGTTGTCCGCGCAGGCCACCGACGTCTCGGTCAATAAAGCCATGCGCAAGATGTTTCCGGTCGCGAACACGCCGCAGCAGGTTTTCGATCTCGGCGAAGAAGGCGTGGCCGGCTACATCAAGACCATTGGCCTCTATCGCACCAAGGCGAAGAACGTCATTGCCACCTGCCGGATTCTGCTCGACCAGTATGGCGGCGAAGTGCCCGAGGATCGCGAAGCGCTCGAAAGTCTGCCGGGCGTCGGCCGGAAAACGGCCAATGTGATTCTGAACACGGCGTTCGGTCATCCGACCATCGCGGTCGACACGCACATCTTTCGGGTTGCGAATCGAACCGGTCTTGCACCGGGCAAAGACGTTCGCGCAGTCGAGGCGGCATTGGAGAAATTCACCCCCGCCGAATTCAGGCAGGATGCGCACCACTGGCTGATCCTGCACGGCCGTTATGTCTGCAAGGCGCGCCGGCCGGAATGCTGGCATTGCGTGATCGAACCGCTGTGCGAGTTCCGTCCGAAAACACCGGCGCCGGACCTGTGA
- a CDS encoding VWA domain-containing protein gives MLIDFFYSLRAAKLPVSVKEYLTLLEALKANVIAPSLDEFYYLARMTLVKDEQYFDKFDQAFGAYFNGVAQASELAFDVPLDWLKKKLQRDLSPEEKAQIEAMGGLDKLMERLKELFDEQKERHEGGSKWIGTGGTSPFGNGGYNPEGVRIGGDAAGNRTAVKVWEARAYRDYDDQVEIGTRNIKVALRRLRRFAREGAAEELDLPDTIRSTAANAGWLDLKMVPERHNKVKVLMLLDVGGSMDDHIKRTEELFSAAKAEFKHLEFYYFHNCVYDFLWKNNRRRHAERMPTWDVLHKFTPDYKLIFVGDATMSPYEVLQPGGSVEYNNAEAGAVWLRRLADHFPHHAWLNPEPEGLWAYRQSVSAIREVLGHRMYPLTLAGLETAMRTLSK, from the coding sequence ATGCTGATCGATTTTTTCTACTCGCTGCGCGCCGCCAAGCTGCCGGTGTCGGTGAAGGAATACCTGACGCTGCTCGAGGCGCTCAAAGCCAACGTGATCGCTCCGTCGCTCGACGAGTTTTACTATCTCGCGCGCATGACGCTGGTCAAGGACGAGCAATATTTCGACAAGTTCGACCAGGCGTTCGGCGCGTATTTCAACGGCGTCGCACAGGCCTCGGAGCTCGCTTTCGACGTGCCGCTCGACTGGCTGAAGAAGAAGCTGCAACGCGATCTGTCGCCGGAAGAGAAAGCGCAGATCGAAGCCATGGGCGGCCTCGACAAGCTCATGGAGCGCCTGAAAGAACTGTTCGACGAACAGAAGGAGCGCCACGAAGGCGGCAGCAAGTGGATCGGCACCGGCGGCACGTCGCCGTTCGGCAATGGCGGCTATAACCCGGAAGGCGTGCGCATCGGCGGCGACGCGGCGGGCAACCGCACCGCCGTCAAGGTCTGGGAAGCCCGCGCCTATCGCGATTACGACGATCAGGTCGAAATCGGCACGCGCAATATCAAGGTCGCGCTGCGCCGCTTGCGCCGTTTTGCCCGCGAAGGCGCCGCCGAAGAACTCGACCTGCCCGACACGATCCGCAGCACCGCCGCGAATGCCGGCTGGCTCGACCTGAAGATGGTGCCCGAGCGCCACAACAAGGTGAAAGTGCTGATGCTGCTCGACGTGGGCGGCTCGATGGACGATCACATCAAGCGCACCGAAGAACTGTTCTCCGCCGCAAAAGCCGAGTTCAAGCATCTCGAGTTCTACTATTTCCACAACTGCGTGTACGACTTCCTGTGGAAGAACAACCGCCGCCGTCACGCCGAGCGCATGCCGACGTGGGACGTGCTGCATAAATTCACGCCCGACTACAAGCTGATTTTCGTCGGCGACGCGACGATGAGCCCGTACGAAGTGTTGCAGCCGGGCGGCTCGGTGGAGTACAACAATGCCGAAGCCGGCGCGGTCTGGCTGCGCCGTCTCGCCGATCATTTCCCGCATCACGCGTGGCTCAATCCTGAACCGGAAGGCCTGTGGGCGTACCGGCAGTCGGTCAGCGCGATCCGCGAAGTGCTCGGGCACCGCATGTACCCGCTCACGCTGGCCGGCCTCGAAACCGCCATGCGCACGCTGAGCAAATAG
- a CDS encoding c-type cytochrome encodes MNKPQQALHTVFKAACASAAVIGLIAANLAHAADAGNGKVLADSHNCAACHGVNLNKPVSPEYPKLAGQHSDYVYWSLRQYQMGNGNPHFGRNNAIMQAQVQSLSQSDMKDIAAYVESLNGDLVQKK; translated from the coding sequence ATGAATAAGCCCCAACAGGCACTCCACACGGTGTTCAAGGCTGCATGCGCGTCGGCGGCAGTGATCGGTCTGATTGCAGCGAACCTCGCGCACGCCGCGGACGCCGGCAACGGCAAGGTGCTGGCGGACAGCCACAACTGCGCGGCTTGCCACGGCGTGAACCTGAACAAGCCGGTGAGCCCGGAATATCCGAAGCTCGCCGGTCAACATTCCGATTACGTGTACTGGTCGTTGCGCCAATACCAGATGGGCAACGGCAACCCGCACTTCGGTCGCAACAACGCGATCATGCAGGCGCAGGTGCAAAGCCTGTCGCAAAGCGACATGAAAGACATCGCAGCCTATGTCGAATCGCTGAACGGCGATCTGGTGCAGAAGAAGTAA
- a CDS encoding DUF1841 family protein, translating to MFNPSRDEVRLFFTDTWRKQRQGEILTPLEAIAADWIVEHPEYHADLTDGDAAQAQDYSPERGQTNPFLHLSMHLAITEQLSIDQPPGIRAAHERLAARLGSTHEAQHAIMDCLGETIWEAQRTGTPPDTDAYLQRIERRATRD from the coding sequence ATGTTCAATCCTAGCCGCGACGAAGTCCGTCTCTTCTTCACCGACACCTGGCGCAAGCAGCGTCAAGGCGAAATTCTCACGCCGCTGGAGGCAATCGCCGCCGACTGGATCGTCGAGCATCCCGAATATCACGCCGACCTGACCGACGGCGACGCCGCCCAGGCGCAGGACTACTCGCCCGAACGCGGCCAGACCAACCCGTTCCTGCATCTGTCGATGCATCTCGCCATCACCGAACAGTTGTCGATCGATCAGCCGCCCGGCATTCGCGCGGCGCACGAGCGGCTCGCCGCGCGCCTCGGCTCGACCCACGAGGCACAGCACGCCATCATGGACTGCCTCGGCGAAACCATCTGGGAAGCGCAGCGCACCGGCACGCCGCCGGACACGGACGCGTATCTTCAACGGATCGAGCGGCGCGCCACGCGCGACTGA
- a CDS encoding monocarboxylate uptake permease MctP, translated as MNATATFVFVLFFIGVTILGFIAAHWRRGDLAHLEEWGLGGRRFGTIVTWFLLGGDLYTAYTFIAVPALVFGAGATGFFALPYTILIYPFAFVVFPKLWSIAKRQGYVTSADFVSARYGSRMLALAVAVTGIVATMPYIALQLVGIEVVIGALGFDTKGFVGDLPLIIAFAILAAYTYTSGLRAPAMIAVVKDILIYITIFAAVIVIPPQLGGFGHIFSIVPPAKLLLKAPDVSSLNGYSAYATLAVGSALALFLYPHSITAVLSSKSGNTIRRNMAMLPAYSLVLGLLALLGFMALASGVKDMPEFAPYFKAFGPNFAVPALFLHYFPSWFVGVAFAAIGIGALVPAAIMSIAAANLYTRNIHKEFVNRNMTHEQETNVAKLVSLIVKVGAVAFILGLPLTYAIQLQLLGGIWIIQTLPAIVLGLYTRVLDYRGLLAGWAVGIATGTWMAISLKLAGSIFTIHLFGMAIPGYAAVWSLIVNLVVSVVVSLLVRAAGMQRAEDRTRPEDYLDVVES; from the coding sequence ATGAACGCCACAGCAACTTTCGTCTTCGTTCTGTTTTTTATCGGCGTCACGATTCTCGGCTTTATTGCGGCCCATTGGCGGCGTGGCGACCTCGCGCATCTGGAAGAGTGGGGCCTTGGCGGCCGGCGCTTCGGGACCATCGTCACCTGGTTCCTGCTGGGCGGCGACCTGTACACCGCGTACACCTTCATCGCCGTGCCGGCGCTGGTGTTCGGTGCGGGCGCAACCGGTTTCTTCGCGCTGCCATACACGATCCTGATCTATCCGTTCGCGTTCGTCGTGTTCCCGAAACTGTGGAGCATCGCCAAACGTCAGGGCTACGTGACATCGGCGGACTTCGTGTCGGCGCGCTATGGCAGCCGGATGCTCGCTCTGGCGGTCGCCGTGACTGGTATCGTCGCCACCATGCCGTATATCGCGCTGCAACTGGTGGGTATCGAAGTGGTGATCGGCGCGCTCGGTTTCGACACCAAGGGCTTTGTCGGCGATCTGCCGCTGATCATTGCTTTCGCGATTCTCGCGGCCTACACGTACACCTCGGGCCTGCGCGCGCCGGCCATGATCGCGGTGGTCAAGGACATCCTGATCTACATCACGATCTTTGCCGCGGTCATCGTGATTCCGCCGCAACTGGGCGGCTTCGGCCACATCTTCAGCATCGTGCCGCCGGCCAAGCTGTTGCTGAAGGCGCCGGACGTCTCCAGCCTGAACGGCTACAGCGCGTACGCGACGCTCGCGGTGGGTTCGGCGCTCGCGCTGTTCCTGTACCCGCACTCGATCACGGCGGTGCTGTCGTCGAAGTCGGGTAACACCATCCGCCGCAATATGGCCATGCTGCCGGCCTACTCGCTGGTGCTCGGCCTGCTCGCGCTGCTCGGTTTCATGGCGCTCGCCTCGGGTGTGAAGGACATGCCGGAGTTCGCGCCGTACTTCAAGGCGTTCGGCCCGAACTTCGCGGTGCCGGCGCTGTTCCTGCATTACTTCCCGTCGTGGTTCGTCGGCGTGGCTTTCGCGGCAATCGGCATCGGCGCGCTGGTGCCGGCGGCAATCATGTCGATCGCGGCAGCGAACCTGTACACGCGCAACATCCACAAGGAGTTCGTCAACCGCAATATGACGCATGAGCAGGAGACCAATGTCGCCAAGCTGGTCTCGCTGATCGTCAAGGTCGGCGCGGTGGCGTTCATTCTCGGTCTGCCGCTCACGTACGCGATCCAGTTGCAGCTGCTCGGCGGTATCTGGATCATCCAGACGCTGCCGGCGATCGTGCTGGGTCTGTACACGCGCGTGCTCGACTATCGCGGCTTGCTGGCCGGCTGGGCGGTCGGTATCGCAACCGGTACGTGGATGGCGATTTCGCTGAAGCTGGCCGGTTCGATCTTCACGATTCACCTGTTCGGCATGGCGATTCCGGGCTACGCGGCGGTGTGGTCGCTGATCGTGAACCTGGTGGTGTCGGTGGTGGTGAGCCTGCTGGTGCGCGCGGCCGGCATGCAGCGCGCCGAAGACCGTACCCGTCCGGAAGACTATCTGGACGTGGTCGAAAGCTAA
- a CDS encoding FUSC family protein → MASADSHTLIPRRSAFSRMVRAVTSPYYRYRHAKVLHSLRVGVAMLVSILATTGIDIPHGIWSSVTLLVVIGGLQHHGNIRKKATERAAGTLLGATIGLGLILLQNLTGSLPLTYVLMSIVAGICAWFAIGSSGYIGLLTAITMCIVAGHGDNLIDVGLWRTLNVLIGIVIALAFSFALPLHATYSWRYGIAANLRECARIYTRLLEGETISEEEQVKRFLAINKRLVQLRSLMPSVAKEIDVPQAKLEEIQRLHRSLLSSLELLATGPLMHADAVARAAYARQCGEVSAVRAILLAMARGLRFGRATHFGIPAASPLAQRHGDAALKLPAELQGPYWLGQRLAEQVDRLREQLLETESNWNIERNSRMPVRG, encoded by the coding sequence ATGGCTTCTGCCGATTCCCATACTTTGATTCCTCGCCGCTCGGCGTTCAGCCGGATGGTTCGCGCGGTGACGTCGCCGTACTACCGCTATCGCCATGCCAAGGTGCTGCATAGTCTGCGCGTCGGCGTGGCGATGCTGGTTTCGATTCTGGCGACCACCGGGATCGATATTCCGCACGGCATCTGGTCTTCGGTGACGCTGCTGGTGGTGATCGGCGGCTTGCAGCATCACGGCAACATCCGCAAGAAGGCGACCGAACGGGCGGCGGGCACGCTGCTCGGGGCGACAATCGGGCTCGGCCTGATCCTCCTGCAAAACCTGACCGGCTCGCTGCCGCTCACCTATGTGCTGATGTCGATCGTCGCGGGCATCTGCGCGTGGTTTGCGATCGGCTCGTCCGGGTATATCGGGCTCTTGACGGCCATCACCATGTGTATCGTCGCGGGTCACGGCGACAACCTGATCGACGTCGGCCTGTGGCGCACGCTCAATGTGCTGATCGGCATTGTGATCGCGTTGGCTTTTTCGTTTGCGCTGCCGTTGCATGCCACCTATTCGTGGCGCTACGGCATCGCGGCCAATCTGCGCGAATGCGCGCGTATCTACACGCGCCTGCTGGAAGGCGAGACGATCAGCGAGGAAGAGCAGGTCAAGCGCTTTCTTGCCATCAACAAGCGGCTCGTGCAATTGCGTTCGTTGATGCCTTCGGTGGCGAAGGAAATCGATGTGCCGCAAGCGAAGCTCGAAGAGATTCAGCGGCTGCACCGCTCGCTGCTCAGTTCACTGGAGTTGCTGGCCACCGGCCCGCTGATGCACGCCGACGCCGTAGCGCGCGCCGCCTATGCCAGGCAATGCGGCGAGGTGAGCGCCGTGCGCGCGATACTGCTGGCGATGGCGCGTGGTCTGCGCTTTGGGCGGGCGACGCATTTCGGCATTCCGGCCGCGTCGCCGCTCGCGCAGCGGCACGGCGACGCGGCGCTCAAACTGCCGGCCGAACTTCAGGGGCCGTATTGGCTCGGACAACGGCTTGCCGAACAGGTTGACCGGCTGCGCGAGCAGTTGCTGGAAACGGAGTCGAACTGGAACATCGAACGGAATTCGCGGATGCCGGTGAGGGGTTAG
- a CDS encoding VOC family protein, with the protein MQVQPYVFFNGRCEEALDYYCAKLGAQVTFKMRYKEAPPDPKNQPRPGLEEKIMHANVRMGSTDWMASDGHCDPAAGSMNGFSLSLTADDTASAEQYFTALADGGQVMMPFQPTFWSKGFGMVVDRFGLMWMVTLPEG; encoded by the coding sequence ATGCAGGTTCAACCCTACGTATTCTTTAACGGGCGTTGCGAAGAAGCGCTCGACTACTACTGCGCGAAGCTCGGCGCCCAGGTGACCTTCAAGATGCGTTACAAGGAGGCGCCGCCCGATCCGAAAAACCAGCCGCGCCCCGGTCTCGAAGAGAAAATCATGCACGCCAACGTGCGGATGGGTTCGACCGACTGGATGGCCTCCGACGGCCATTGCGATCCCGCTGCCGGCTCGATGAACGGTTTCAGCCTCTCGCTGACAGCCGACGACACGGCCTCCGCCGAACAGTACTTCACGGCCCTCGCCGATGGCGGCCAGGTCATGATGCCGTTCCAGCCGACCTTCTGGAGCAAGGGCTTCGGGATGGTAGTGGACCGCTTCGGTCTGATGTGGATGGTGACGCTGCCGGAAGGTTGA